One Phaseolus vulgaris cultivar G19833 chromosome 2, P. vulgaris v2.0, whole genome shotgun sequence DNA window includes the following coding sequences:
- the LOC137812548 gene encoding VQ motif-containing protein 31-like: MRMEKSTVHGATSDCKPLTTFVQTNSDAFREVVQRLTGPSEASAAKVSTMKRTTSKLQERSKSMKPKLEIAKPILHFKTGACSSPSKSRSSSFPPSPGSGSSSLLPSPTTPSTLFSQLTIMENEKKEESVMPELNTEEEEKAIKERRFYLHPSPRAKPGYSDPELLILFPLASAANATHKL; this comes from the coding sequence ATGAGAATGGAGAAGTCAACAGTCCATGGTGCAACATCAGATTGCAAACCACTAACCACCTTTGTTCAGACAAACTCAGATGCATTCAGGGAAGTAGTACAACGTTTAACAGGTCCCTCAGAAGCAAGTGCAGCAAAGGTTTCAACTATGAAAAGGACAACCTCAAAACTCCAAGAGAGAAGCAAATCCATGAAGCCAAAACTTGAGATTGCGAAACCCATTTTACATTTCAAAACAGGTGCATGTTCGTCACCCTCAAAGTCAAGAAGTTCTAGTTTTCCTCCAAGCCCTGGATCAGGGAGTTCAAGCCTTCTTCCAAGCCCCACCACCCCTTCAACCTTGTTTTCCCAGTTGACTATTatggaaaatgaaaagaaagaagagtCAGTGATGCCTGAATTGAAcacagaagaagaagagaaagctATTAAAGAGAGGAGATTTTATTTGCATCCATCACCACGTGCAAAGCCAGGTTACAGTGACCCAGAATTGCTTATTTTGTTTCCTCTGGCCTCTGCTGCTAATGCAACTCACAAACTATAA
- the LOC137812545 gene encoding protein SUPPRESSOR OF GENE SILENCING 3-like has protein sequence MSSKRGGRSSTVATNDDSSSRGKNASEYLPKIEQLTQDVADVNLESGQDDGEWVVYSRKSKNRVKNSAAKPWSPTVTWNDGGVRRASGWQSQNTNFRRPAGGNARAQLNASKSESNNVISSPFIRPPLEHGWNWQSKTGSKQPWGGDNMIKDEITEESPVKKDSVDEQEEEGFDAMEDTDDDLMSDDYDSASEKSHETRKKSKWFKVFFENLDSLSIEKINEAERQWHCPACRGGPGAIDWYRGLQPLITHAKTKGSKRVKIHREFAELLDEELLRRGTAVIPAGEVFGKWKGLKDEEKDHEIVWPPMVVIQNTRLEQDENDKWLGMGNQELLNYFSTYDAVKARHSYGPQGHRGLSVLIFEASAIGYLEAERLHKHFAEQGTHRDAWFSHYRRLFLPGGRRQLYGYMAVKEDLDIFNRHGQGKSRLKYEMRSYKEMVVNQLRQMSEDNQLLVYLKDRDVKKQKQTKALEESLDIVTQKLRRTMEENRIVRLRTKMQHEENKEEMYMQEQFFKDQIRIIHDSRAAKEEEFERTQQEKREKVKPSSSSPSNEEEGRVKVDEYLKFVEFQDKEMENFVGEEEKLREAHKDNVAAMTRRHWEEKVELEESFNEGLSKLMAKYSLSHPQTKFNGI, from the exons ATGAGTTCAAAAAGAGGTGGGAGATCTTCCACTGTGGCAACCAATGATGATTCTTCTTCCAGAGGGAAAAATGCATCGGAGTATCTTCCAAAAATTGAGCAATTAACTCAAGATGTTGCTGATGTTAACCTTGAGTCAGGACAAGATGATGGTGAATGGGTGGTATATTCAAGGAAATCCAAGAACAGAGTAAAAAATAGTGCTGCAAAACCATGGAGTCCTACGGTTACTTGGAATGATGGAGGAGTTAGAAGGGCTTCTGGTTGGCAGTCCCAAAATACTAACTTCAGGAGACCTGCTGGAGGAAATGCAAGGGCCCAGTTAAATGCAAGTAAATCTGAAAGCAACAATGTGATTTCTAGCCCATTTATTCGACCTCCCTTGGAGCATGGGTGGAATTGGCAATCTAAAACTGGTTCCAAGCAGCCCTGGGGTGGTGATAACATGATAAAGGATGAGATTACAGAAGAATCCCCAGTGAAGAAGGATAGTGTTGATGAACAGGAGGAAGAAGGCTTTGATGCCATGGAAGATACTGATGACGATCTAATGAGTGATGACTATGATTCTGCTAGTGAAAAGAGCCACGAGACTCGAAAGAAGAGCAAATGGTTTAAGGTTTTCTTTGAGAATTTGGATAGCCTTTCAATTGAGAAGATCAATGAAGCAGAAAGGCAGTGGCACTGTCCGGCTTGTCGAGGTGGTCCTGGTGCTATTGATTGGTACAGAGGGCTTCAGCCTCTGATTACTCATGCCAAAACAAAAGGGTCAAAAAGGGTGAAGATCCACAGGGAGTTTGCTGAGCTTTTGGACGAGGAATTGCTCAGAAGAGGCACTGCAGTAATTCCAGCTGGAGAAGTATTTGGTAAGTGGAAAGGTTTGAAAGATGAGGAGAAAGATCATGAAATTGTTTGGCCTCCAATGGTTGTCATTCAGAATACAAGGCTTGAACAGGATGAAAATGACAAG TGGCTGGGTATGGGTAACCAAGAGCTTCTTAATTATTTTAGCACATATGATGCTGTGAAAGCTCGACACTCTTATGGCCCCCAGGGTCATCGAGGGTTGAGTGTTTTGATATTTGAAGCCTCAGCTATAGGTTATCTTGAGGCCGAGCGTCTCCACAAGCACTTTGCAGAACAAGGAACTCACAGAGATGCTTGGTTTAGCCACTACCGCAGATTATTTCTCCCTGGTGGCCGGAGACAGCTCTATGGCTACATGGCAGTAAAAGAAGACCTGGACATTTTCAACAGACACGGCCAag GTAAATCTAGACTCAAATATGAGATGAGATCATACAAGGAGATGGTTGTAAACCAACTTCGGCAAATGAGTGAGGACAACCAGCTACTTGTTTATTTGAAGGACAGGGATgtcaaaaaacaaaaacaaacaaaagcTCTTGAAGAATCTTTGGATATAGTGACTCAGAAGCTGCGAAGGACAATGGAGGAAAATCGCATTGTGAGGTTGAGAACTAAAATGCAACACGAAGAGAACAAGGAAGAG ATGTACATGCAAGAACAATTTTTCAAGGACCAGATCAGAATCATTCACGATTCAAgggctgcaaaggaagaagagttTGAGAGGACGCAGCAGGAGAAACGTGAGAAGGTGAAGCCATCAAGTTCCAGCCCTTCAAATGAAGAGGAAGGGAGAGTCAA GGTGGATGAATATCTAAAATTTGTTGAGTTTCAAGATAAAGAAATGGAAAACTTTGTTGGTGAAGAGGAGAAACTCCGAGAAGCTCATAAAGACAATGTTGCTGCAATGACGAGGAGACACTGGGAAGAAAAGGTGGAGTTAGAGGAAAGTTTTAATGAGGGACTATCCAAGCTCATGGCAAAGTACTCCCTGTCTCACCCACAAACTAAGTTCAATGGTATCTGA